The Paenibacillus sp. FSL H7-0357 nucleotide sequence CCAGTGGGCAGATGAATATATCGAGCTGGGCCTGCCGGACTGGACGGTAAACACCTGTGCCATGGGCCACATGCTGATCACCTTGTATGAAGAGACTGGCAACCAGAAATATTGGGATATTGTGATGAGCAAGGTGAATTATATCCGCAGTAATGCGCTGAGGTTTGGGGACAATGTGCTGCAGCATACCGTATCTGTGTCGAATGATTTTCCGGAGCAGGCCTGGGCGGATACGTTGTTTATGGCGGCATTTTTTCTGCTCCGCGTAGGAAGCAAGCTAAATGATCAGGAAATGATCCAGGATGCCCTGAATCAATATTACTGGCATATCAAATACCTGCAGGACCCTAGCAGCGGATTCTGGTACCACGGCTACAATAACATCAAGCAGGATCACATGTCCGGATTATATTGGGGTAGAGCGAATGCTTGGGGCGCCTACACCATGTCGCAGGTCAAACCGCTTTTGAAGGACTGGTATTTGTATCCGCAGTGTATGGATGTAGAATGTTCACTCCGGGATCAGCTGGCGGCGCTCAAGCTTGTTCAGACGGCGAACGGTTTGTGGCGGACGGTGCTGGATGACGAAGAGTCCTATGAAGAAGTATCCGCCTCTTGCGGGATTGCGGCGGCTATGATCAATAACGGCAATCCGCTGCATACCAAATATGTGCAAAAGGCTCTGAAAGGTATCTTGGACAATATCAGCGAAGATGGGCGGGTACTGGGTGTATCGGGCGGAACAGCGGTGATGAAAGACCGGGAAGGGTATCGCAATATCCCCAAAGACTGGATTCAGGGCTGGGGTCAAGGCTTAGCACTCGCTTTTCTGTCCGATATGCTTAAATAGGAGGGAACCAGGTTGTCCAATCTAACCAAGGGAGCCTTTACCCTGCCGGGAGAATCCGGTTATGAGGCGCTGACCCTGAAACTCGCTGAACGGTGGGGTGCCGATGTCATCCGTGACAGTGACGGCACGCAATTGTCCGATGAGATTATAAATGCAGGATACGGTATCTACTCTACAATCTGTATCATTAGGGAACATAATGTGTGGGCGTCGCAAAATCCGGATAAGCTGCAGCAGTGTTTTTTAATTACGAATCCAAAGGTGGCTGTACAAGATTATGTATCCATCTATCTGATGGAGGATTTTTTTGCTGAACAATTCAGAGTGAATGATTCCAAAGAGGCATTTAAATATTGGCAGGTTGTAGACCGGACGACCGGGGAGGAAGTTCCGAGAGAACAGTGGAATTATGATCGGGAATCGGGAAATATAGTCCTTACCGGAATTGCTCCGTGGCATAAATACACGGTCAGCTTCATGGCTTACCGGATCTGGGAAGAGATCTCCATGTACAATCATACGACGAATAACTGGGATAAAGAGCATTTGATGCAGATTGATCCCATCTATCCGGAAACGCAAAAGTATCTGCTGGACTGGATGGAAAACTGGTGTGTACAGCATAAGGAAACAACGGTTGTCCGGTTTACTTCGCTTTTTTATAATTTCGCCTGGATCTGGGGCAGCAGTGAGCGCAACCGCCATCTGTTCTCGGACTGGGGTTCATACGATTTCACGGTAAGTTCAAGAGCGCTTGATCTGTTCGCCAAGAGATATGGATATTCGCTGACTGCCGAGGATTTTGTGAATGGCGGCAAATATCGCGTCAGTCACATCCCGGCTGAGCAGCGCAAGCTCGACTGGATGGCCTTTATCAATGATTTTGTAATCGGATATGGCAAGCAATTAATTGACATTGTACATCGGCACGACAAACTAGCGTATGTCTTCTATGATGATAGCTGGGTTGGCGTCGAGCCTTACAATGAACGCTTTCAGGAGTTTGGCTTTGACGGGATGATTAAATGCGTGTTCTCGGGTTATGAGGCACGGCTGTGCTCAGGTGTAAAAGTAGATACGCATGAGATCCGGCTGCATCCGTATCTTTTTCCGGTTGGGCTAGGCGGACTTCCTACCTTTATGGAGGGCGGCGACCCCACGCTGGATGCCAAAAAGTACTGGATCAACATCCGGCGCGCGCTCCTGCGGGAGCCTATTGACCGGATCGGACTGGGCGGGTATTTACATCTGGTAGAGCCTTACCCGGATTTCTGCGATTACATCGAAAAGATTGCCAACGAATTTAGACAAATTAAAGAGCTGCATCAACAAGGCAAACCTTATCAAATAAAGACGAGAGTAGCCATTCTGCACGCTTGGGGTAAATTAAGATCGTGGACATTGTCCGGCCATTTCCATGAAACGTATATGCATGATTTGATTCATATTAATGAGGCTTTATCCGGATTGCCGGTTGATGTGCAGTTCATTGATTTTGAGGATATCCGTCAGGGCGTACTGCAGGATTGTGATGTCGTGATCAATGCCGGCTCTGCCGGATCTGCCTGGAGCGGCGGGGACTACTGGAAGGACAACAAGTGTGTGGATATACTGACCAAATGGGTGTATGAGGGCGGTGCTTTTATCGGGATTAACCAGCCTTCGGCGGTCGATGGCTATGACAGCTACTTCAGAATGGCACATGTTCTAGGTCTGGATGAGGATACCGGCTCCAGGATTGCTCATGGAAAATGGACTTATGAGACTCGGGACGAGTACAGCTTGGTGCCTGAAGGGGCCAGCATAACACCCAAGAATAGCATTTATCTTACCGACGGGTCAGCTGCGGTAATGGATGAAACGGGTGGCAGGATCACACTGTCTACTCATGCCTTCGGTAAAGGCAAGGGGATCTACCTTCCTTCGTTCGAGTTCAGCTTTGCGAATACAAGATTGCTGCTGAATCTGATCCGCTATGCGGGCAATGAGTTACATGAAATGAAGTACATTACGGATAACTTATTTACAGAGTGTGCCTATTATCCGGAAAGTAAAATGCTGGTTGTGATTAACAATAGTGATCAGCTTCAAAGTACTACGATTGATATGGAGTATGGGCAACAAACGTTGGAGTTAGCTCCGTATGACACGATTATCTCAACTATTGGCGAATAAATAACATTCAAAAAGCTCAAGCCTGCGGCTATATGCCGAT carries:
- a CDS encoding glycoside hydrolase family 88/105 protein, giving the protein MLQINYDREEILSVIDKVTRKTLAMDLTWDWPCGVAYYGVSRAYQTTGNKEYLDMLVQWADEYIELGLPDWTVNTCAMGHMLITLYEETGNQKYWDIVMSKVNYIRSNALRFGDNVLQHTVSVSNDFPEQAWADTLFMAAFFLLRVGSKLNDQEMIQDALNQYYWHIKYLQDPSSGFWYHGYNNIKQDHMSGLYWGRANAWGAYTMSQVKPLLKDWYLYPQCMDVECSLRDQLAALKLVQTANGLWRTVLDDEESYEEVSASCGIAAAMINNGNPLHTKYVQKALKGILDNISEDGRVLGVSGGTAVMKDREGYRNIPKDWIQGWGQGLALAFLSDMLK
- the gnpA gene encoding 1,3-beta-galactosyl-N-acetylhexosamine phosphorylase, whose amino-acid sequence is MSNLTKGAFTLPGESGYEALTLKLAERWGADVIRDSDGTQLSDEIINAGYGIYSTICIIREHNVWASQNPDKLQQCFLITNPKVAVQDYVSIYLMEDFFAEQFRVNDSKEAFKYWQVVDRTTGEEVPREQWNYDRESGNIVLTGIAPWHKYTVSFMAYRIWEEISMYNHTTNNWDKEHLMQIDPIYPETQKYLLDWMENWCVQHKETTVVRFTSLFYNFAWIWGSSERNRHLFSDWGSYDFTVSSRALDLFAKRYGYSLTAEDFVNGGKYRVSHIPAEQRKLDWMAFINDFVIGYGKQLIDIVHRHDKLAYVFYDDSWVGVEPYNERFQEFGFDGMIKCVFSGYEARLCSGVKVDTHEIRLHPYLFPVGLGGLPTFMEGGDPTLDAKKYWINIRRALLREPIDRIGLGGYLHLVEPYPDFCDYIEKIANEFRQIKELHQQGKPYQIKTRVAILHAWGKLRSWTLSGHFHETYMHDLIHINEALSGLPVDVQFIDFEDIRQGVLQDCDVVINAGSAGSAWSGGDYWKDNKCVDILTKWVYEGGAFIGINQPSAVDGYDSYFRMAHVLGLDEDTGSRIAHGKWTYETRDEYSLVPEGASITPKNSIYLTDGSAAVMDETGGRITLSTHAFGKGKGIYLPSFEFSFANTRLLLNLIRYAGNELHEMKYITDNLFTECAYYPESKMLVVINNSDQLQSTTIDMEYGQQTLELAPYDTIISTIGE